The sequence below is a genomic window from Aspergillus nidulans FGSC A4 chromosome V.
GCCATGTCGCAGCCGTCGCAGGAAATGTGTGATGACGCCTTTGGGTTCCCAGCAGCTACAAAAGAGCAGTGCTTTGACTAATGTAGTTCATTTAGGTGATGAAAGACGGCCACAGTGTCAACGCTGTGAAGCACGTGGATACATCTGTCAGTGGGGCCTGAAGGCCTCTTTTCATCCCTCCCGTAGCCTCCGGTTATCAACTCCCGAGAGGGCAGCCCTCCTAGCAATCGAGAAGGGACGGCAAGATCCCGCGACTGATATACAGAATGATGATCCGAGGTCGTCGCTGGAGCCTTCCGCGCCCATTGTAAGTCGGCCCTCACTCTTTCGACGCCTTTGTGTAAAGAGACAGAATGCCTATCATCCATCCTTCTGATTTACCGTCGCAATCGTTTGGAACACCCTTTTATGTGGCCCTGATAGCCTCCAAGCCATTGCCTTGCGTGCTCTGATACTGTTGAGAGAACGATGCTGACCAGTGAGATTTTAGATAATAGATGATACTGCAGAGGTAGTCAGGTATTATCGGGAGCCTTGCGATGGTCTTTCACCGTGTGGCTCTGATCCCCTACACGACGAGTCCCCGCTGCCTAATGAGACATGTCCGGGTATCCCCCGGGCGGACCATGTTCAACCCACGCTCAATTTTGCCTCACATGATTCTGTCCGGGCGAACGCAAATGCCAGAAGGTCGCCTGTTAACGAGGTCACTATTGAAAGTTTGCTATCCCCTACTCAGTCAGGTAGTATAAGTGATATTGGTGAGAACAGGCTGCGACAAGGTGGTCCAGTACCAGTGCAGCAGCTGGGAGACAGTCCTAGTTCATATGCGCTGCCGTTTTCTTTAGGACTGGCTGCGTCTCGGAATGCGTCATGGTTGCCGGAGCCCTCGATGCCCATAACAAGCGAGGAAAGTGCCCGTTTGTTCTCGTTATATCTCTATGAGACTGGGACTTGGTGTGAGACCACTGATTCGGAGAGGCATTTCACACTGAGCAGTGTCCACCAGATGATGGCTTCGAAATCGTTCCTCGCATCGGCTATCGCATTGGCATCGCGACAACGGGATGCCGTCCAGGACCAGCCAAGACCACTGACACTCGAGCTGTATCAATATACAATCCAACTCTTACTCCGTCAGGATCCGGATGAAGCAAGCGCAACCGTGTTGGCGACTTGCACTCTTCTTTGTGTCTACGAGATGATGGCGTCATGCGTGTGGGAGTGGCGGCGTCACCTGAAGGTCTGTATCCGTTGTCTCCACGCTTTATTTTATCAACTCACCGTGTGGGATTTACAATAGGGCTGCGCCAGTCTCTTGCATTCTCGAAAATGGAACGGTTCATGTAGCGGCATCGTAAAGGCCTGCTTTTGGGCCTTCGCTCGAATCGGTATGTGGGGAAGATGAACCCTCAGCCGAACCCTATTTCAAAGGCGCCTGTCTGATTCTGTGTTCTTTTTGCAATAGACGTCTGGGCCGCCTTCATTAGCGGCAAACGGCTTCTCATTCCTACTGACTCGTGGGTCGATAATAGCTCCATTCCGTTGGTAGCAGCCAATGGCACGCTTGACGATTATTGCAACTTGGCAATTCTCGTCTTTGCACGGATCGTGAATCTCCTAGCGGACGCCCAACTTAGCAATAGGGATAGCGATCCTGCGTACTCTTCCGTCGGAAAACTCTGGGACGAACTTCAAGAGTGGTGGCGCCTGCGTCCCAAAGAAGCTTGTCCCCTACTCAGGGAGCCGTCGACGGCTACGAATCCTTTTCCAACTGCGGTATTTTCCCGGTCATCTTCCAGTAAGTTGTTCCAACTATTTGCTCTGATGCTACCATTGACCAATTGTATGAACAGTTTGTGGTAATACCTTTTATCATGCTGGCTCTATTTTACTTCTTCAATCTGGCTGCCTCAGGAGAAGAGTTGACGCGCCAGTCTCTGTAATGGTAAGCAGATCTGGACTATTGCGCTCATGGAGATCGAGAAAAGGCCATTCTTCTCCACATGTGTCCTGAAAGCATCTGATAGCTAATGGCCCAATTGAAATGGCAGGATCCTGTCTGGCATGCTCGTGAACTTGGCGGGATCTCTGTTTCGAATATTTCACAGTATGTGCCTCGCTGTTGCGCTCTGCGGAAAGAGCTGACCAGGTCCGCGGAATACAGTCCTAACTGGGTCAATCAATTACAACCTCTTTATATTGCTGGCACGGCGTTTTCAGAAAATCACGTGAGCTCCTTCCAAGACACATCCGGACGTAACCAGTCCACGTGGATTGGCTCTCACCTAGAGGTCCCTTGGGGCCGCCCGGTTCCTTCAGTGGCCGCAGATATGACCGAAAAGTATGCCTCTGAGAAGATCGCGCTTCTCAAGCAATTGGCACGAATTGAGTGTGAGACTGGCTGGAAAACCTCAGACCGGGCTTCGGAGTTGCGGAGCCTCTGGGGATTTCGGTAGAGACGAGAAATTATTATGGTTGTATACAGATTGCCCAGCGAATGACGATTGGCCAATGGCTCCCAGTATGTATTTATGTATCAGGCGGCACACTATGTAATAACTTTTTTGATGGTCGAGGGTCGATGAAGTTCACAAGACAGCTTCGCATATGGGATTTAGTCCGTACGGGGCTGAGATATATAAGAACAAAATCAACCTTCGCTTTCACAATTTGGTGGAGGCTTGAGGCGGTTGTCGCTTGAGGTGCATAGAGCTGAATGAATATCTTGTCATACATTGACGATGTGCGTACTATGAAATTCCAATACTGCCAAAGCTCCCGTCCAACCAGCTGCCGGAAGTGTTACAGGACTTTCTAATCAATACCACGTTACGATGATCTTGGTACGCTGAATATGCGTCTTAGGCTAAACCCAAAATAGCTGGCTAGCAAGGGGGACAGCTATTTGCAGAAGTAGAAAGCACTCTCTTTACGCATGGAAAACAGAGCCTCCACTTGGTCCGGGAGAGTACAGGCTGGCCGTTGAATTAAATTGCCTGTGGGTGATTGCTGTAAAGCACCTGTCCAACATCCCGTAGCTTAGTGACCACACCAGTGTCAGCATCCAACACTAGTTGTTCCTTAAAGTAGCTTCAATGGTTCCGCTCACAGCTGGTATCGTTATCTACAGTGTACTACGCAGCCTAATGGCAGAGGAAGCGGCGTTTTCCACGCCATGCACCCAGCGAATGAGTTTATCTGTGACCAGTACCGGTACTTCGTTTCTTGAAACTGTGAAAACCCCTCAAGCATCGGAAAGCCTGTGATTTTATCCAGGACAAGTTCAAGATGGCGACAAAAACTTAGGTCTATAACCCTATATTCCGGCTCCCTTCACTTCCCTCTCAGATAGTCCTTGCCATTCCCATTCCGCTCATGCCTTCAGGCGCTTGCGAGGGACGCATAAAACCCAAACTTGTTGTAAGGATCAAACTTGGTCTTGATCATCTGGAGCTTCTCAAGGCGGTCAACGTCGCGGCCGTAGACCTGTGGAAGCTCCTCGCCGCCTATGGCGTAGTTGA
It includes:
- a CDS encoding Zn(II)2Cys6 transcription factor (transcript_id=CADANIAT00003848), encoding MHSTRTRTRSGCLPCRSRRRKCDERRPQCQRCEARGYICQWGLKASFHPSRSLRLSTPERAALLAIEKGRQDPATDIQNDDPRSSLEPSAPIIIDDTAEVVRYYREPCDGLSPCGSDPLHDESPLPNETCPGIPRADHVQPTLNFASHDSVRANANARRSPVNEVTIESLLSPTQSGSISDIGENRLRQGGPVPVQQLGDSPSSYALPFSLGLAASRNASWLPEPSMPITSEESARLFSLYLYETGTWCETTDSERHFTLSSVHQMMASKSFLASAIALASRQRDAVQDQPRPLTLELYQYTIQLLLRQDPDEASATVLATCTLLCVYEMMASCVWEWRRHLKGCASLLHSRKWNGSCSGIVKACFWAFARIDVWAAFISGKRLLIPTDSWVDNSSIPLVAANGTLDDYCNLAILVFARIVNLLADAQLSNRDSDPAYSSVGKLWDELQEWWRLRPKEACPLLREPSTATNPFPTAVFSRSSSICGNTFYHAGSILLLQSGCLRRRVDAPVSVMDPVWHARELGGISVSNISQYVPRCCALRKELTRSAEYSPNWVNQLQPLYIAGTAFSENHVSSFQDTSGRNQSTWIGSHLEVPWGRPVPSVAADMTEKYASEKIALLKQLARIEYCPANDDWPMAPTAGSVTGLSNQYHVTMILLASKGDSYLQK